From the Candidatus Binataceae bacterium genome, the window CGGCTCGCGGCTTTGCTCCACGCTTCCTCCAGACCCCATCTCACGATGACGCCTTTGCGCTTCGCTAGTGCTCGACGCGGCCTGCTCGCACAGAGGACTTCCACCTCTTAAGTCACGCGCCATGCTGGGCGCACAATGACGCGCGCCGGAGCGATTTGCTCCGGCGCGTTTTTTTTCGGATTGGCCGCCGCTGTGCAGCCCGCTCGCAGAGGCGCGTCAGCTGGATGCGGCGCCTGCGCACGGTACCCGCACGTCGCCCTCGAGCAGCGCGCCTTCCGAGATACGGAGGCTATCGGCCTCGATTCGTCCGAAGACCCGGGCGCGAGGGCCGAGCACGACCAGGCGCGAATCGACGATGTCGCCGCGGAGTTCACCCAGCACTAACAGCCGCGGACTGCGCACGCGGCCCTCAACCTTACCGTGATCGGAAATCACGACCAGGTCGCTGGAGCTTACTTCGCCGCGGAAGTTGCCCTCGATTCGCACCGGCTCCTGGAACACCAGGCGTCCGGAGACGTTGACGTTGCGGGCGACCGCGACCCGCGTGCGTTCCTCGACCCATGCCGCGGCGGGCATCGGCGGAATCGCGCTCGTGGATTGGTTGGCAAAATCCGGCTTTTCGGCGCCGGCGCGAACGTAGTCCGATGTACTCAACTTGACCATCGACCGGCACCGCATCCGCGCCTAGGGCGCGGGAAAAACGTGGCAGGCAACCTCGTGCCCGTCCCGGCCCGTCTCGAGCCGCGGCTCGACGGTCCGGCAAGTATCTTTCGCATAAGGGCATCGCGGATGGAAGCTGCAACCGGACGGCGGATTGAGCGGGCTCGGCATCTCGCCCGGCAGCTTGATCCGTTCGCCGGCGCCGGTTCCATGCAGCGCCGGGATCGCCGAGAGCAGCGCGCGAGTGTAGGGATGGCGCGGGTTGCTATAGATTTCGTCGC encodes:
- a CDS encoding polymer-forming cytoskeletal protein, with protein sequence MVKLSTSDYVRAGAEKPDFANQSTSAIPPMPAAAWVEERTRVAVARNVNVSGRLVFQEPVRIEGNFRGEVSSSDLVVISDHGKVEGRVRSPRLLVLGELRGDIVDSRLVVLGPRARVFGRIEADSLRISEGALLEGDVRVPCAGAASS